The Maridesulfovibrio salexigens DSM 2638 region TTTTAATTTCCCCTTCCTGGGCTTCTCTGGAAACTTCTAAAACTTCATAATAGCAACGTTTTGACATGACTTATTCGCTGCCGGGCTTTTTACCATCGGCAGTGTGGTAGCTCTCGGGAAGTACCTTGGTAGCGGCAATTTCCCTGAGGGCGGTTACGATTTCTTTGTTTTTGGATTCAACAAGAGGAGAGTAACCTTCACGATACTGCTTCACTCTTTTAATGGCCATCTGGACAATAAGGAATCTGTTACCAAC contains the following coding sequences:
- the rpoZ gene encoding DNA-directed RNA polymerase subunit omega, with product MARITVEDCLAEVGNRFLIVQMAIKRVKQYREGYSPLVESKNKEIVTALREIAATKVLPESYHTADGKKPGSE